AAGAGCACTGGAGTTTATGCAAGCAACAGAGAGATTCAGAGATCGGACATTTTTCCCACGTATTGGTAAGGGGATTGGACTAAACGCGTAAACTAACTTCAGATTGTTCTAGCTTAAGCTTAAGCAGAGGTCTCGAGTCGAGCGAGTCATTGTGAATACATTCGCGTTACATACTTGGTaagtagaaaaattaaaaatccagTGTAATTaacaaacaaaaccaaaaattCATAGAACCATTTGTGTACATTTTCACTAGCTGTCATGTATTACAGGGTTATATATTTGCAAAAATCCCCTTGATTATTTCTTAGACACTAGCTAGTGATTCTTTCTTACAGTTACAGATGAACCTTAATACATGGTGATCTTCAAAACAAcaaaatgaataagagaaaataataaattcTTGGGTATCATTCAGCTCCTTTAAGGAAAGAGGAACTCTTGGTGAGCTCACGCACAGGCTTGTTTGTGTATCTGATGAAAGTATAGGCCCATGTACCAGCAATAGCACCCAGATGTGGTGCGACCATGTATATCCACAATCCTTTGAACTCACCATGGACAATTGCAGGCCCTAAGCTTCTTGCAGGATTCATTGATGCTCCAGTAATTGGCCTGTCAGATTTAATTTCACGCATAATTATCTGTAAGTTCTTAGCTTAACTTCGTTTCCAAAAGGGTGTAACATCTTTATTTTATTGAATTCTTGGTTAAAACCTACACTAAAATTGTCTAATTCAATTAGGTATTGAGATAGGTTAAATTACCCGGCAAACAACACATTTAGCAGTACGGTAGATCCAACTGCAAGCCCAGCCAACTCGCCAATCTGCAGGATTCAAGGAAAAAATTGAATAATTAAGCAAAGTTATGGAAATTTTGTTTATAAAGTTAGTATATATATTATCACCAATAAAAGcattttttgtttaatgtaAGAACATGAGACATTACAGCTCTGTTATCTGTGGCAACTCCGGAGACGACGAACATGAGGAAGAAAGTGATTATGAATTCCACCACAAAAGCTTGTAGGTCAGAACCAGCAGGAAGTGTTCCTGTAAAATGGTTATCCTTTCCACTGAATATAAGTCTAAGAGTTCCACTTGCAAGTGTGGATCCAATAACTTGAGCCATTATATAAGCTGGTATCTGCAATGTGattcaaagaaaacaaaattcaaTAATTTAAGATTAAAGAGGTACCAAAATAAGGTGCCTATTATGTATCAATACAAAAAGAAAATCACATTCTCCTATATAGCACTTTAAATAACCTAAGTGAAACCAGCAAACACATAGATCAAATGCCGCAAGAGTGCTTTAGTTTATGCAAATGTCAAGGTTCAGGTCTCTGTTGTGAATGCAACTATGTTAAATCTTGGTAAGGAGAGATTTGGTGTCCATAAGGGTCCACCAGACCAGCGCGAATATGATTGATCATCGGAGGATATTTggttcaattaaaaaaaaaccaaagtgAAAGTGGAAAAAAGGTTATATTTGGTTCACCTGCTTCACGGGAAATCTTTTGGTGGTAGCATGAGCAACAGTAACAGCTGGATTAAAATGTGCACCAGAGATGTGACCAATAGAGTAAACCAAAACCATAACAGCAAGTCCCCAAACAATTGCAATCCCAGGAAGTGTCACCACCTTATCATTATTAAGGTTCACCACCACCGAAGCACAACCTGCAAATATCAAGAAATATGTGCCCAACACCTCTGCTACCAACTGCATTCAACAATCAACAAAAGCATTACTTTGTTGTTGTAATTTCTAACCAAAATTTCCAGCTCCATATAATCAAAAACTGAATGCCAAAGAGACTACATTCTAAAAACTATTGGAATTTTATAATAGACATTAGACAATAATTTATGTTATGAAACCATATGTGTTGGGATTAATTGGGAAACATAGCATTTCAATTGTTGTTTTGTAtggagaaggaaagaaaagatTAGGAGAGGCACCTTCTGCAAAAGTGGCACACAGTCTTCCTCAATGCTATCACATTTTTTGGAGGTTTCATTGTTCACATTCAAAATCACCTCGTTGCTTCCTGAATAATCAGCCATTGCAGTCAAATGAGAATAAGTAAAAAGCTAATTAGAAATGGTGCAAGAAGAATGCTATAGAATAGGCTTTATCTCTTGAAGGTTAGAGCACAAGTGATATATGAAAAACTGAGAGCAACGCCAATTTATAAACACTCAAAAGTCCTAAAATAGCAGAATGGAGATGGATATACAGAGATGGTACAACCTTGTTAACGAGTGTTTCTGTGTATTTTTGGGTAAGCAAACACTTCCACTCTGTAACGTAATTTTAAGATAAAATTTAATCTATGGAAAACTTTGATATGTAGCTTGTGAGCTGTGACatgagatgaaagaatgcttgttT
This is a stretch of genomic DNA from Lotus japonicus ecotype B-129 chromosome 1, LjGifu_v1.2. It encodes these proteins:
- the LOC130731559 gene encoding nodulin-26-like, translated to MADYSGSNEVILNVNNETSKKCDSIEEDCVPLLQKLVAEVLGTYFLIFAGCASVVVNLNNDKVVTLPGIAIVWGLAVMVLVYSIGHISGAHFNPAVTVAHATTKRFPVKQIPAYIMAQVIGSTLASGTLRLIFSGKDNHFTGTLPAGSDLQAFVVEFIITFFLMFVVSGVATDNRAIGELAGLAVGSTVLLNVLFAGPITGASMNPARSLGPAIVHGEFKGLWIYMVAPHLGAIAGTWAYTFIRYTNKPVRELTKSSSFLKGAE